Within the Salvia hispanica cultivar TCC Black 2014 chromosome 4, UniMelb_Shisp_WGS_1.0, whole genome shotgun sequence genome, the region CGCTTTTCGGCGTTCCGCCAACAGCCGCAGATGATTCCTGACGAATCAACGGCCCAACCGCCTATTCCACACTCAGAGGGAGCCCTAACCCTAGATCGAGCAGATGCAGAGACTGGGCCGAGCCCAGACATCGGAGAACAGGGAAAGGATGGTGGCAGACCTGAAGATGAGAGCGTCAGCGGTTTTGCGGACGAGATTGATAGGATGGCGGTGGACTACTCTGTGAATGAAGCCGCGAAGGAAGGTAACACATCTGTATTACAGTCTGTTGAGGGGGAAAACCCTATTGTGAAGTCTGTGGAGGGGGGAACCCCTATGTTGAAGTCTGTGGAGGGGGAACCCCGAGTCTGTATATTGAGGGGGGAACCCCGTTTGAATctgagggggcaaccccgacCATGTGTACTGAGGGAGAAATCCCTTGGAAATCTAAGGGGGAAACCCCAATCGTGTCTGAGGGAGAAATCCCTGAAAAACCTGAGGAGGAGACTCTGAAACTATCTAAGGGGGAAGCCCCGACCATGTTTGCTGAGGGAGAAATCCCTAAAATGTCTGGAGGGGATGAGGTCCCCATTATTGCTGAAGAACAAGGGCCTACGGATGATGGGCCATTGGAAATTGTAGACTATCTAAGAGAGAAACCCCGACCATGTTTGCTGAGGGAGAAATTCCTAAAAAGTCTGGAGGGGATGAGGTCCCCATTATTGCTGAAGAACAAGGGCCTACGGATGATGGGCCATTGGAAATTGTAGATTTGGATGAGGTGCCAGAATACTCACCAGTGAAACCAAGGGCATCAAGAAGAATGGCGCGGAGGAGCGCGCTGGATGAGGTGGATGGCGGAGAACAGTCCAGGGGATCAAAATTCCTTGCCCCGAGGGCAGGGAGTGTACAGGAGGGAAAGACACCTGGGTCAGAAGGGGAGGTAGACGCTGCCGAGGAGCGTCGAGTGGCGATGGAACGCAAGAGGAAGGGCAAGAAGGTAGCCACTCCTCAGGCCAGGACGTCACAGAGGACCTCCTCCGTCAGGGAATCTCCTCGTACACTGCCCAATTATTCTGGATCTGGTACTGCTGAGAGCGAGTCAGAGGAAGAGtctgaagaagaagaggtgCCAAACTTCGAGCGGAAAGAGATCTGGGTTATGAAGAAATTGCTGACGTCTATGGCTAAATTTAATGACTCCAGGCGGGCTCAGACACATAAGGACCGGAGTGCAGTGGGGAAGCTGGCCAAGTCTGGGAAGCGATATGACCCAGATTCTCTGAAGCAGATAGAGTTGGAGGAGGAGTTCCTCGACCACATCAGGGATATCGGTTTCGAGTGGCTACTAAAACACAACGAGCAGGAGGTGCCAGTAGATGCAGCACGAGAGTTCTTCTCCATCTTTCGCTTCAAGCAAAACACCGACCCAGACGCACACTCAATCTCCTTCCGCCTCTTTAACATCATTGAGCACACAATGAGTGTCAGAGAATGGTTCCTCAGAATGAGACTGTTTACAAACGCTGGAGACAAAGAGGGCATTTGGGATGACAGAGCGTACGACCCACCAAGGAACATGCCGGGATTCACACCGGAAACAGCATGGGAGTCTATCACACACGCTAGGAGTGGAACTTTTAAGACCAGCTTGTCGAAAGGAATCCATATCACTGATCACCTCCTCCGGTTTGCACAGGAATTCATTGGCTACAACCTGATGGGCACTGCCAGCTCCAGCCTCACCACCACTGAGCTCTATTTCACATGGTGTATGTCAAAACGCATCAAAGTCCACCTCGGCTATTGGTTGGCTCAAGCTTGTCACCAGATGACAGCCAATCCCTCCCGCCACATGTATACTTGCCATCTCCTGGGCGCCTACATAGAACGCAACTTTGTGATGAAAATTGGAAAGGCGGAGCCCAGCGTGACGATGTGCGAGCCCCCAGAGCTATTTAGCGTGGAATAATTTTTCAACAAGGGGCTCCTATACATGCAGGGACATGAGTTGTGCTTCTACAATGTGGGAGCGAATGTGGATAAGGCGAAGAAGGAGCCGGAAGAGGAGGTGGCGAATGCCGATGTGGAGGAGCTAAGGAAGGAGGTCGCTGCGATGAGAGAATAATTGGACAGGGCCAGAGGAGAATTGTGGGCCATTAAGGAAAGCATAAATGTCTTGGTTAACAGATCATCGACTCAGAACGAGAGGATGACTGACGCGATCAagttaatgaagaaaatgacAGAATGGCTTGGAGAAACGCTTTCCCAGACCCAACAGAGGCAGCCTCTCAATTTTGGAAAGGGGTtggctgccacgcaattttgggTTGAGAAATTTACCACTAgactgaaaatgaaattaactaCCAGCTAGATCTAGAAAACGAAAAACTCGCATACATGCATCATACCCATAACTTCGCACAACTCAACAAGATAGTCACAATGATTCCTCGACCTAGCAGACAGATTACCTAATCTAGCTAAATAGAAAACAAACATGCGGTGGGgactgataaggctaatttcatgcatcggtatgTGCAAagtaatgttataatttgctgggtctaacacgtttcctaagccaggtgtgtgaagaaaatggcTAGATCGAGGAAGTTATggaggagatggtctagcagGAGAATGGAACGAAATGAGCAGGAATTACGAGGAAATTGGCGTGATAAAGggagtctacagctgagggcaacaaagtcattatcaatacctcgctggacccactaaaacgcctataaatagagaggagCATGCAGCGCAATGATATAGTTTttactcttcttagctcatacatttacacacacacttgggaaaaattcTGGGGATAATCGTGATAGGGGGGTACTTTCTAAAGATCTCGAGtttggtaacaccgtcctagtgagggcgaagatacaattgttttaatttcagctatttttgctagtttccaccgtcgaacttcacttttgggagtcgactttgatgttgatgatgtttaacTGCTTATCGCTCATGGATCTGAGTTtagctgtttaatttcaagttattttgcttagatctctctgctgttagcgtaattcttaaattgctatgtcgatctctgcttatttcgttattgaggtgtttgatgtggaatttggtgacagatctgtggttgattgagtgttcggagcttaaatttgtaaatctaACGTAATGGagaatttcttctgtttggagtccgtgtcggacgcttggatccggagtggatttagcgtctgaagTTGGTTTTGGCGTGTGAAAGAAACAGTAGTTAATagacttgttttatttcctttgttttctatttcacttcgtctaggtatgcagatctgttaagttcttcgttatttatccatagatttgatttcaagttagtAGCCCTGTTTTTTGATTTGCTTATGTGTTTTCTCNNNNNNNNNNNNNNNNNNNNNNNNNNNNNNNNNNNNNNNNNNNNNNNNNNNNNNNNNNNNNNNNNNNNNNNNNNNNNNNNNNNNNNNNNNNNNNNNNNNNTTATGTGTATATAatttcgaagcaccagactccTAGGGGAGCTCGTATTGTATGTCCTAACCTAGACCCAGGGGTCtgaaatcttcaaattttattttgtagggCATGGTCGAGGGGATTCGCCAGGAGAGACCCTGAAGGAAGGAGTCAAGGAGGGAAaggatattttgaatttcaaattctggCCGATAATTATGGGAGatgtacggttgcttacatcacgcctgcaaccgcaccatcttttcacCAGAAAAGGCAACCGTCGTCCTTCTCTCTCCATCATTCCTCAttagacaaaaaaattgagtttgctcttccttctctcttcattcacttctctctctaaaagaCGGACGAAACCCTAACAACAAAATTGCCCAGTTCttttcgttttctttttcagatCTAAACCGATGGATTCTACCAAGGGAACTGAGTATGACCCCACTTTGTTGGCCGAATTGACACAGAAGGTGGGAAGCATAGAGAAAGCGAAGTGTACACCCTATTCACCGCCAGTCTGATGCCGTCTGCGCCGACTTGCCAATTCCGGCGGATTCGGCCGCGACACCGGCAAGTCTCTCTGAAACAAGATCGCAAGTAGCGGAGAAAGAGGAGGCTTTACACAGGCAATCGGAAGACGGTGAACAGACGCATGACGAGACCTTGAAGGAGACAGAAGGTAAGGTACCGGAGAACCGGCTGAAATTGATCGTGGACCTGGTTGATGACCAGGAAACAAGTGAGCCCAAGATTGATGAAAGGGCCGAAAGGAGGCGCACCAGGAGAAGCCTCCTTGACGAAGTTGATGACTTCATACCTGAAGCGACAGAGACAGAGGCGCGCTTGGCCAAGGAGAAAgcaagaaaaggaaaggcgCCGGCGACTGCATCTACCCGGTcaaggaaagctccctccgtccaggaggtcgaggagaccctttccccTGAGACCGAGGAAACCCTTGTCGACGAGCACGAGGAGCCCATCCCTGAGCCAAGCTATAACTCTGAGGAGGTTGAGGAAGAGCCAATTCCCGGACGCCCCGTGATTTGGCTGACTAAGAGCTTGCTGGAGGAGATGAGACAGTTTGACGACCAGAAAAGAATCGCGGTGTACAAGGAACGATGCAGCGCAGGAAAGATGGCCAAGTCGGGAAAACAGTATAGCAAGAGGGAGCTCAAGATGATTGCATGTGACAAAGAATTCCGCGCCTATATCCAGGCAATAGGGTTTGAGTGGCTGTTGCAGCACAGCCAAGAGAGGGTACCAGTGGATCTAGcaagggagtttttctccacttttcgTTTGAAGAATACCTCAGACCTGGACGCGGATTCCATCACATTCAGGCTTTTCAATCAGGAGCACGAGTTGAGCATTAGGGAGTGGTCCCTACGGATGGGGTTGTTCActaaggaagaagatgaagagggGGCTTGGAACGACAGGATGGTGGGGATGCCAAAGAACACACCTGGGTTCAAAGTCCAGACAGCATGGGAACTGGTCACGCACTCTAAATCAGGGGCGTTTAAATCCAGCTACTCCAAAGCCTCCCACATCGAAGATCGGATCCTCCGTTTTGCTCAAACATTTATCAGTTACAATTTGATGGGCAGTGCGAATTCAGCCCTCACTACTACCGATCTCTACTTCACTTGGTGCATGGCAGAGGGTGTTAAGGTGCACCTCGGATATTGGATGGCGCAGGCGTGCCACCAGATGACGAGCAACCCAGGACGTCATATGTACACCTGCCACCTCATCGGCGCTTACCTCCAGAGGAATATAGAAATGAGAATTGCCAAGGCTGCTCCACTTGTAGTCATGTGCGACCCCCCAGAGGTGTTCagtgttgattatttcttcaacaagGGGTTGCTGCAGACTCAAGGCACCAAAACTCTCTTCTATTCTTTAGGAGACAAGGTGAAGGCGGAGCCGGAGGAAGCAGAAGAGGCCATGCCAAGTGAAGAGATCGAGGAGCTGCGGAAGGAAGTCCAGGACATGAAAAAGGAGATGCAGATAATGCGGAAGGATATGATGAAGGAACTCGGTGGGATAAGGAACGAATTGATGGGAAATCGGGAGGCAGTGCAGACCCTGAGGGGAAATATTGCTGATTTGGCAGTGAAATGTGCCAAACAGAATGATAGGATGACGGAAGCGGTGGAGCTTtcaatgaaaatgttgaagtgGATGCAGCAGACgctccccttgacccagtcgaggacaactcctgggtccagcagtGAAGTCACAGCCCACCCATAGCAGTCCCTCCGTCAAGCGACCACAGCAGTCGCTTCAGATGATCTCCCCGACCATTCCCGTGCAAGTTCCAGccccaccaaaatcaaaattgatcgTGAGAAAGTCAGTACCGGAAATCCCAGAGCAGAAGGAAGAAGAGCTGGAGCAGCCAGCTAGGAAGAAGGTGAAAGTGACCCGCCCCGGAGTCCCACCCCAGTCTGGCTCCCGGAGTGTTCGGagcttaaatttgtaaatctaacgtgatggagaatttcttctgtttggagtccgtgtcggacgcttagatccggagtggatttagcgtctgaagttggttttggcgtgtgaaagaaacagtagttgatagacttgttttatttcctttgttttctatttcacttcgtctaggtatgcagatctgttaagttcttcgttatttatccatagatttgatttcaagttagtAGCCCTGTTTTTGATTTGCTTATGTGTTTTCTCAAGAAGTTTTATgcgaatttggttgtagaagacgatgtcactgtcagttagtacgagagttagttattctgccactttccagtcgtactctgctttttcttaGATGTGGTCCCACCGTAGAATTAtctcctaggtctagctgttaggttaagtttctttctaatattcccaagtcaagttaattttaattttcctcaacccaagaaaatgcgtggcagcagccaacaccaaaaatactcccaaatccttgattacgagtcttacgcatccttctctgtgggatcgatccctacttccctatactaggtttagtaaagtggttgagggtttttgaagcggggaagtacttgtgtgtccgacgaccgggattccgcacaacctacgagttcctagaccaagtgatctagtggacttgctggatctggggaacctgccttatttgaatatcgcaacactgcacacacactacacttgTACTGTCACATCCCGAGTAGCTTCAGGGACCATTTCCAAAAACAGCCAAGGTACgaatgaaaagctgcaaataACTAACTATGAATTTAACTAACATTCATCTTCATACCTTCAACCGATTCAAGCATAAACATGAATAAAACATAGCAACAACCCAGATTTAAACAGAATACGACGACTCGAACGTCGGAAAACGCGATTCACCAGAAAATGCTCAGATCTACGAtagctagacgaagtaaactAAAAACGGTAAACAGAAATAAACAACCATGCATAATTCAACAGATCTAAACATCAGATGCTTCATccgctccggatccaagcaatCCACAACAAACCACCGCAAATTCCATCTCTGATCACTCCGATCTAACCAAATTTCTCCGATCAACTACAATTCAACACCAATTCAGCTCCAGACTATCGATCAAATGCGAAAAGCATCCATAGCAAGTAAATTAACTTCAAACTTAAAATCAACCATCAGaacttcaaaatcaaacaccatcatgacacaaaatagaaatttcataGATAGATAAGTGAGTTCAGCAAAATAAACCAGCGCCGAGCTTCGAATAGCGAAGACTCAGGAGAATTCCGAACAGAAAAGTAAAACGAAAGCagtaaattgtttcttcgcctcacGTGGATACGGTGGTACACAAcaacactaaaaaatgaaCCCCAAAACCCATGAATTTCTGATTTCCCCAAATGTGTGTAGAAATGTGTGAaagtgagctaagagcaaaaTGCGAGAGATGATCATTTCATGTGTGTTGCGTggtctctatttatagatgtGGATGTGATCTTCTAGAATCTTCGCTTGAATTCTCTTCTTTGCCGTCCATCTAGCGATTCCTCCGtcttgtaatttttttctccttttccgCTCACTTTCTCGCCAAACTCCTTCACCATGCGATTATTTTCCTTCCTTCCTGGATCTGGCGATTTCTTCTACACATCTGgcttaaaacatgtgttagacccagaaaattgtttgaattaaaccccataaccaatgcatgaaattagccttatcaccgggtcgaacaacgacgtAAACGTCCTAACTCGTCCAACCTCTTCGCTGATCAATGCAGGGGTCGCGACCCCGCCATTGAGTTCACTGCCAACGGACGCCAATatcatatggagtactacttgGCCGATGGCATATACCCAAGGTGGCCTgtttttgtgaagacgatcagctgCCAAATGAGTGAGAGGAGAGTGTCGTTTGCGGCAAAGCAGGAGGCTGTGCGGAAGGATGTGGATCAGgcttttggtgtgctccaatCGCGGGGTGCAATAGTGAAAGGTCCGGCGCGTTTTTGGTTCAAGGAAGTCATCGCTGATGTCATGTACGTGTGCATCATCTTGCATAACACGATAGTCGAACAAGGAAGTTGGACATGTCACCGATTGGGCCGATGTTGAAGGTGGATCTAGCTCCAGCACGGTGACCCCGCCTTACGTTCGAGGATTACGATGGGCTTCAGTGAGGTTCTAGCTAGACAGACCTCAATGCGCAGCCAACAAGACCATGCTCAGCTCATGAACGACATGATTGAAACCATTGAGAAtttgtagttgttttttatttcatactgtagtttgaattttcaatgaaatgaagttgtttatttttcaatttttgtagtgttgaaatattcaaataataaataaaatgcttagggcgaaCTATAGGACgagctatagtccgccccattgcaggtGGAAGAGTAGGAGGATAATATGCTGATGTGGCGGAGCATAGGGCGGGCTATCCTAcgtcccattgtggatgcccttatactttacttatttttatgcGTTTTCAATGACATCTCTTCTATATCAATTACGCGTTAACCTTACTATTCATTTTTAACTAAGTATagtattgaaatttgattattaatagttcatatattttaaatgttttttttactaaagGGGTATTGAACCCAACTTTGGCGGAATCCGACTAAATCAGATTTTAAGGATTAAGGTCAAAAGTTTCCAAGCGGTGGTGGGGTTTGAACCCATGATTTGTTTTAGGCGTTTTGTGTTATGTTTATTAatgttattataattatttttgtcaagaaaataaaactgaaATCATTAGCCTATAATTTATTGGCCAAATGTATGTTAAACCATTTGTTGTAGAATATATCGACCTATTTAACCTATCTACTGATCAAATCCAacaattattgtatttattattagGTAAATATAGGTGATTAACTAGACGTAATTTATTCATGACATATAGTAGAACATATGAACACTATTAAttactgcaaaaaaaaaaaaaatcaataaaaatttaaaaatattagtaactTATGTAATTTcgttattatatttttaaaccCAATCCATACAAAAAGCCCATTGCCATACTCCAGAATTGCTACGCCGCTGCCggttttcctttttcctcGCTGCCTCTTCTTTCCTTAttgtatctttattttttctcttcttcttctttaggTAAGtttcattcttcttctctttacttttctcGTTTTCTTAAAACAATATAATGTGAACTTGATTGCAATTGCAATTCCAGATTTGTTTGGCGTTTATGCAATTGGTTTTCAAGCACGACAGGAGGAGATTTGTAACTGTATTATTGGGTTTAGTTGTACCATTGGAGATTATATAAATCCCAACTCCTTACCCCATACGCATTGCTATACTGATTTGTCGTCGTGTGGCCGACCGTTGATCAGACTTTACAATTGAGTGAGTGCCGGGAGAAGCCATGGAAACCGAGCTGTCCATAGAGCCGCAGTCGCTAAAGAAGCTCAGCTTCAAATCCCTAAAGCGGTCGCTCGATCTATTCTCTCCTACCCACGGTCAAATTCCGCCGCCCGACGCTGAAAGGtttatggaaattttaaattacccTACTGCTTGCGGAGTTTCATTAGATAATTCGGCGCTATATCCCTACTTTAATAACTAATTACTCACtggtttttttctttttctcgtCCTGCAGCTCAAAGATTCGAATAAGTCATAAGGTCAGTCGTGAATAACCCATGTTTGTTCCCTCTTTTTCCATAAGtctttgaaaaatagaaactttaggAACAtaacgggttttaatgcataattagtaaagtaagagaatgataaaatgaaaaactgattgaagtattgttagtggtgAATGAGTCTCATCTCATCGGAGAGAAAAATCATTCTTTGAATAGAAACTAGAAAGTAtagaaagtttttatttttaagagacaaacaaaattgaaatagttTAAATTTGTAAAGACGGAAGTAGTATAAGGAGAGATTAGATGTGTATCAATGTGTCTTTCGTAAACCGAAGAGTGGAAAGTATTGCaagttttagaaaaagttGGGTGTTGTATGTTTTCTTTATAGAGTAGGCTAAGTGCACTTGGCTTGACAACGCCACGAGCCACTCTCCCCCATTACCAACTACTTGGATTTGCCATCAAATGGGTCGACCAGGGTCAATTTAGAGACAAAAGCCTTACGGTATTAACTATTTTAGTATGGAGAGGAGAGAAATGCCTTCGTTGGGTACCTGCTTGTAGTGGCGTAGATGTCAAGAATTGGATGAGTTATGTTTGGTGGTTCAACTGCAATGTGGTTGCATACAACTTAGGCTCCCGTAGAAACTGTTGAACACCATTTTCCTGAATGTCTAGTAACTATCTCCCTCCATCCATCTCATATAATAGTAACAATACAAATGTCTTGGTTTCTTCAAAGAATTCAGATTCTCATTTTCGTGTATTTTGTGTTGTAGCTCAATTCTGATTATGTAAGAGTGAAGACCACATCATCTGAACATGCTACTAATGCTGCAAAAAGTCAAGTACAGCAAGAACCTACTCCCTCCAACGCCCTTGCACTTCCAGGTATTACCAATATTTGAATCCTGTAGCTATTAGTTTGTTGAGGACCTCCAGATTATGTTAAGAAGTGTTGCAGTTACACAGGCCTGTTCATATTAACACtttcatgaatcatgattaCCTCTCTCTTTCGTGTTAGTCTTGATTGAGCTGCCAAACTAATCCACAGGTCCTCAACAATCAAATGATACGCAGATGGGAGGGCCACCAAAAGATTTGGTGATTAGCTCGACAGGGCAACCGAGGGGCTCGTATGTATCttataaatcttgtttttATACACAGTATTACACTGTACCACTACACCTTCATCACCTATCAGTCCAAAGATTTaggatttgaaaattaattatagcaTTTCGCAATGCaccatatttaaaatattcactCACTGCATGCTGCATCTTTCTGTAACATAACGATGTTGATATTGTAAATGTTTGGTATAGAGCGGATGCTGGTGGTCAAAGGAGCTCAGCTATTATTCCATCTAATGTCTCATCTGAAAGgtcttctatttataattcTCATTGATTTCtttgagtaataataaaatgtggtgATACTTATTACTCACTCTGTTCCATTTGAATTGTCCCAGTTTCCGTTTGAAGTGTCTCATTATAATAAgtgattttaattgtgtaattagTTGGCTTAAATACACCAACAATCCAGTTGTCTTGTCaatcatttttctctctccctctcttaaTACATGTGGGGCATACACTTTATACTCTAGTCCTTTTTCATTATACCCACGACCAAAAGATATGCGGCACTTCAAGCAggatggagggaatatatTAAACATGATTGCCTGGTCATGGTTTCATGTTCTTAACATTCAAATGGTGCAGTTGGAAGCATGGGGATCAGTAACTAGATATAAGGACTTTGATTGAGATAATAGCAGATATCGCAACATGTCATTAGTTTCGAATTAAGAAGCACTAAGCTTGAACTTTGTCGCAATTTAGATCACACCATCATTTGTGTGATAAATATTGTTCTGTTCTGCTGGTGAACAGGAACATGTCAACTTCTGCCATCATGGAAAGAATTCCAAGCAGATGGCCTCGTCCTGTTTGGCGTGCACCCTGGAAGAATTACAGAGTGAGATTCTACTACCATGTCTAACTGATATGCTGGTAGTGATTCCTTTTGGCCTTTTCACCTGCCTTAAATTGCAAGCTTTGATCTCTGTAGGTAATCAGTGGCCATTTGGGATGGGTGCGGTCTGTAGCCATCGACCCAAGTAACACTTGGTTTTGCACTGGATCTGCTGATCGGACAATCAAGGTTAGATTAACACATTCTGTGATTGAAGTTTCGACATTCATGTTCTACTTTGTTTCCAGAAAAACCAGTCACAGACTCACAATAGTTACAATTACTCAATACTTAGTTAGGTCTTATAGATACTATACACTTCCGAGGACAGTAACTTCTTGCGTGCTAATACTGAGGTCATATCATGTCTGACTGCCTTTCGCAAGTCTTCATATCTTTACTTTGTTATATTTGCCAtgaaatagtatattattctCCAGAAAAGTCAACGCATTCAAGCCATGTGCTCAATTTCATTATGTTGTATTCTTTCTGTTCgctaattcttttttttttctttctgctGTGAAGATATGGGACCTAGCAAGTGGCCGATTGAAACTAACTCTTACTGGTCACATCGACCAAGTACGAGGTAGTTCAATTCTCCCTTTCCTTTTTGtgttgttcaatttttttttcattcggttatattaatatatggaCCAAATTTTCTTGCAGGTCTGGCTGTTAGCAACAAGCATACATACATGTTTTCTGCCGGTGAtgataaattagttaaatgtTGGGACCTAGAGCAGAATAAGGTGTTTTATGCAATTCCAATAGCTGCTTCAGCTGAGTACATCCATTGGCTTGTGATGCTTGTTTTAATGCTGcttgcttttatttttaggttatTCGTTCTTATCATGGTCACCTTAGTGGTGTTTATTGCTTGGCTCTTCATCCTactattgacattttgctCACAGGAGGACGTGATTCTGTTTGTCGGGTATGTAATACATTTAATGCAAGTATGGTAGCTCCTTTAAGTGATGATGTACTAATTTAGATTCCATGATGATTTTAGGTATGGGATATTCGCAGCAAAGCGCAAATTCGTACACTTCCTGGGCATGATAATACTGTTTGTTCAGTATTCACACGACCTACAGTAAGTGCTTATTTGTAGGACCTTGGAAAGTAGCATCACTATTTTGTCTAATGTATCTGCTGTAAGCCAAAAAGTTAATGTTTTAACTCATGGCATGACTGTTCTTGCAGGATCCACAAGTCATTACCGGTTCCCATGATTCAACAATAAAGTTATGGGATCTTAGAACTggtatttcttttataacaCTTGTATTTTTGACATAACAATTGTTTCATCTCTCTTTTCTAAAGTCAAAGTGTTTGTCCTGTCAGGTAAAACAATGTCAACCTTGACACATCACAAGAAATCTGTACGAGCTATGGCTCCACATCCTACAGAGTAAGCATTAAAATTCTTAGTTTTGTAGCAACTTTCAGAGAGTTaacttattcctttttttcgtttttccCTATACTGGCctaatttcacatttctttCCAGGGACTGTTTTGTATCTGCGTCTGCTGAGAATATTAAGAAGTTTAGACTTCCAAGAGGAGAATTCATGCACAACATGCTGTAAGATTTTAGAATCACGACCTTACtatgtgaatttaaaaaatgcgATATGATGTTTGcattagttatgtactaaagcTCATGACTTTTGATGTGTATATAAAGTAGTGCTGTGCTCTATTGTAAAC harbors:
- the LOC125185301 gene encoding protein pleiotropic regulatory locus 1-like, with the translated sequence METELSIEPQSLKKLSFKSLKRSLDLFSPTHGQIPPPDAESSKIRISHKLNSDYVRVKTTSSEHATNAAKSQVQQEPTPSNALALPGPQQSNDTQMGGPPKDLVISSTGQPRGSADAGGQRSSAIIPSNVSSERNMSTSAIMERIPSRWPRPVWRAPWKNYRVISGHLGWVRSVAIDPSNTWFCTGSADRTIKIWDLASGRLKLTLTGHIDQVRGLAVSNKHTYMFSAGDDKLVKCWDLEQNKVIRSYHGHLSGVYCLALHPTIDILLTGGRDSVCRVWDIRSKAQIRTLPGHDNTVCSVFTRPTDPQVITGSHDSTIKLWDLRTGKTMSTLTHHKKSVRAMAPHPTEDCFVSASAENIKKFRLPRGEFMHNMLSQQKTIINAAAVNEEGVLATAGDNGSLWFWDWNSGHNFQQAQTIVQPGSLESEAGIYSIMYDLTGSRLITCEADKTIKMWKEDETATPETHPLHFKPPRDMRRF